Proteins from a single region of Oryza brachyantha chromosome 6, ObraRS2, whole genome shotgun sequence:
- the LOC102700812 gene encoding bZIP transcription factor RISBZ5 isoform X2 codes for MKKSESELQLEAFIREDAGDGDGDGEMMPSSLGFGQSYGSSNHHHLWWPETEGVGARAAPRPAASATVESPAPASISAASPRATASANGGAAESDSDSDSESLLETERSPRLRGTRSTETKRIRRMVSNRESARRSRRRKQAQLSELESQVEKLRGENGSLVRQLTESSQQFTAAVTDNRILKSDVEALRVKVRMAEDMVARAAMSCGLGQLGSGLAPLLSSRKMCQALDMLTVTGLDLPRQVQNSPVRSAASLESLDNRISSEVTSCSADVWP; via the exons ATGAAGAAGTCCGAGTCGGAGCTGCAGCTCGAGGCGTTCATCCGGGAAGAtgccggagacggagacggcgacggcgagatgATGCCTTCTTCTCTCGGCTTCGGCCAGAGCTATGGAAGcagcaaccaccaccacctgtgGTGGCCAGAGACGGAGGGTGTCGGCGCCCGTGCTGCgccgcgccccgccgcctcAGCCACGGTCGAGTCGCCGGCTCCGGCGTCCATCTCCG CAGCTAGCCCCAGAGCAACCGCgtcggcgaacggcggcgcaGCCGAGAGCGACTCGGACTCCGACAGCGAGTCCTTGTTAGAGACAGAGAGAAGCCCGCGCCTGCGTGGCACCAGATCCACCGAAACGAAGCGAATCAGAAG GATGGTGTCCAACAGGGAGTCGGCTCGACGATCCAGGAGGAGAAAGCAGGCACAGCTATCAGAACTCGAGTCACAG GTCGAGAAACTCAGAGGCGAAAATGGATCACTCGTCAGGCAGCTCACAGAGTCGAGCCAGCAGTTCACAGCAGCGGTCACTGACAACAGGATCCTCAAATCCGACGTGGAAGCCCTAAGAGTCAAG GTCAGGATGGCGGAAGATATGGTCGCGAGAGCCGCGATGTCGTGCGGCCTAGGCCAGCTTGGCTCAGGGCTGGCGCCATTGCTCAGCTCCAGAAAGATGTGCCAAGCTCTGGACATGCTCACGGTCACAGGGCTAGATTTGCCGCGACAGGTTCAGAACTCACCGGTTCGAAGCGCTGCAAGCCTGGAGAGCCTGGACAACCGGATATCCAGCGAGGTGACCAGCTGTTCAGCTGATGTGTGGCCCTGA
- the LOC121054766 gene encoding pollen allergen Phl p 2-like encodes MASSSSLLLAAAVLAALLAVGSCGTALTFTVGEGSSSTSLKLVTNVAISEVEVKEKGAPDWTELKESPTNTWTLDSKAPLKGPFSVRFAVKNAGYRVVDDVIPAEFKAGSVYKTSIQI; translated from the coding sequence atggcctcctcctcctccttgctgctcgccgcggcggtgctGGCGGCATTATTGGCTGTTGGATCGTGCGGCACCGCACTCACCTTCACGGTCGGTGAGGGCTCTAGCTCCACCAGCCTAAAGCTCGTCACCAATGTCGCTATCTCTGAGGTGGAGGTCAAGGAGAAAGGTGCCCCCGACTGGACCGAGCTCAAGGAGTCACCAACCAACACCTGGACGCTCGACAGCAAGGCACCACTTAAGGGCCCCTTCTCGGTCCGCTttgccgtcaagaatgccggATACCGCGTTGTCGATGATGTCATCCCTGCTGAATTTAAGGCCGGCTCCGTCTACAAGACTAGCATCCAGATTTGA
- the LOC102700812 gene encoding bZIP transcription factor RISBZ5 isoform X3, with product MKKSESELQLEAFIREDAGDGDGDGEMMPSSLGFGQSYGSSNHHHLWWPETEGVGARAAPRPAASATVESPAPASISASPRATASANGGAAESDSDSDSESLLETERSPRLRGTRSTETKRIRRMVSNRESARRSRRRKQAQLSELESQVEKLRGENGSLVRQLTESSQQFTAAVTDNRILKSDVEALRVKVRMAEDMVARAAMSCGLGQLGSGLAPLLSSRKMCQALDMLTVTGLDLPRQVQNSPVRSAASLESLDNRISSEVTSCSADVWP from the exons ATGAAGAAGTCCGAGTCGGAGCTGCAGCTCGAGGCGTTCATCCGGGAAGAtgccggagacggagacggcgacggcgagatgATGCCTTCTTCTCTCGGCTTCGGCCAGAGCTATGGAAGcagcaaccaccaccacctgtgGTGGCCAGAGACGGAGGGTGTCGGCGCCCGTGCTGCgccgcgccccgccgcctcAGCCACGGTCGAGTCGCCGGCTCCGGCGTCCATCTCCG CTAGCCCCAGAGCAACCGCgtcggcgaacggcggcgcaGCCGAGAGCGACTCGGACTCCGACAGCGAGTCCTTGTTAGAGACAGAGAGAAGCCCGCGCCTGCGTGGCACCAGATCCACCGAAACGAAGCGAATCAGAAG GATGGTGTCCAACAGGGAGTCGGCTCGACGATCCAGGAGGAGAAAGCAGGCACAGCTATCAGAACTCGAGTCACAG GTCGAGAAACTCAGAGGCGAAAATGGATCACTCGTCAGGCAGCTCACAGAGTCGAGCCAGCAGTTCACAGCAGCGGTCACTGACAACAGGATCCTCAAATCCGACGTGGAAGCCCTAAGAGTCAAG GTCAGGATGGCGGAAGATATGGTCGCGAGAGCCGCGATGTCGTGCGGCCTAGGCCAGCTTGGCTCAGGGCTGGCGCCATTGCTCAGCTCCAGAAAGATGTGCCAAGCTCTGGACATGCTCACGGTCACAGGGCTAGATTTGCCGCGACAGGTTCAGAACTCACCGGTTCGAAGCGCTGCAAGCCTGGAGAGCCTGGACAACCGGATATCCAGCGAGGTGACCAGCTGTTCAGCTGATGTGTGGCCCTGA
- the LOC102700346 gene encoding pollen allergen Phl p 2-like codes for MASLSSSLLLTVAVLAALLVVGSCGTALTFTVSEGSSSTSLVLVTNVAISEMEVKEKGAPNWSELKESSTNTWKLESKAPLKGPFSVRFLVKNGGCRVIDDAIPEEFKTGSIYKTSIQI; via the coding sequence ATGgcttccctctcctcctccttgctaCTCACGGTGGCAGTGTTGGCGGCATTGTTGGTCGTTGGCTCGTGTGGCACTGCACTCACCTTCACGGTTAGCGAGGGCTCTAGCTCCACCAGCCTGGTCCTCGTCACTAACGTTGCCATCTCTGAGATGGAGGTCAAGGAGAAGGGTGCCCCTAACTGGAGTGAGCTTAAGGAGTCATCGACCAACACCTGGAAGCTCGAGAGCAAGGCGCCACTCAAAGGACCCTTCTCCGTCCGCTTCCTTGTCAAGAATGGCGGTTGCCGTGTCATCGACGACGCCATCCCTGAGGAATTTAAGACTGGCTCAATCTACAAGACTAGTATCCAGATATGA
- the LOC102700812 gene encoding bZIP transcription factor RISBZ5 isoform X1: MKKSESELQLEAFIREDAGDGDGDGEMMPSSLGFGQSYGSSNHHHLWWPETEGVGARAAPRPAASATVESPAPASISGTRGTTASPRATASANGGAAESDSDSDSESLLETERSPRLRGTRSTETKRIRRMVSNRESARRSRRRKQAQLSELESQVEKLRGENGSLVRQLTESSQQFTAAVTDNRILKSDVEALRVKVRMAEDMVARAAMSCGLGQLGSGLAPLLSSRKMCQALDMLTVTGLDLPRQVQNSPVRSAASLESLDNRISSEVTSCSADVWP; this comes from the exons ATGAAGAAGTCCGAGTCGGAGCTGCAGCTCGAGGCGTTCATCCGGGAAGAtgccggagacggagacggcgacggcgagatgATGCCTTCTTCTCTCGGCTTCGGCCAGAGCTATGGAAGcagcaaccaccaccacctgtgGTGGCCAGAGACGGAGGGTGTCGGCGCCCGTGCTGCgccgcgccccgccgcctcAGCCACGGTCGAGTCGCCGGCTCCGGCGTCCATCTCCGGTACGCGAGGCACAA CAGCTAGCCCCAGAGCAACCGCgtcggcgaacggcggcgcaGCCGAGAGCGACTCGGACTCCGACAGCGAGTCCTTGTTAGAGACAGAGAGAAGCCCGCGCCTGCGTGGCACCAGATCCACCGAAACGAAGCGAATCAGAAG GATGGTGTCCAACAGGGAGTCGGCTCGACGATCCAGGAGGAGAAAGCAGGCACAGCTATCAGAACTCGAGTCACAG GTCGAGAAACTCAGAGGCGAAAATGGATCACTCGTCAGGCAGCTCACAGAGTCGAGCCAGCAGTTCACAGCAGCGGTCACTGACAACAGGATCCTCAAATCCGACGTGGAAGCCCTAAGAGTCAAG GTCAGGATGGCGGAAGATATGGTCGCGAGAGCCGCGATGTCGTGCGGCCTAGGCCAGCTTGGCTCAGGGCTGGCGCCATTGCTCAGCTCCAGAAAGATGTGCCAAGCTCTGGACATGCTCACGGTCACAGGGCTAGATTTGCCGCGACAGGTTCAGAACTCACCGGTTCGAAGCGCTGCAAGCCTGGAGAGCCTGGACAACCGGATATCCAGCGAGGTGACCAGCTGTTCAGCTGATGTGTGGCCCTGA